From one Candidatus Rhodoluna planktonica genomic stretch:
- the mqo gene encoding malate dehydrogenase (quinone): protein MSQKSSYDVVLVGAGIMSATLGTFLKLLNPELSIKIFERLDAPAQESSNPWNNAGTGHAALCELNYMPDTSDGSLPNAQKAIAINEQFQLSRQFWAHLVEVGILKNPSSFITSTPHMTFVRGEKDCDYLKRRYLALKNQPLFAGMEFSQDPEVIRQWAPLLIEGRDQNETIAATTIQTGTDVNFGEITRQLIDHLVSQGAEVDYNSEVRGLKKSKDGWLVSTGSVVTKARFVFVGAGGWALKLLQKAGIPEAKGYGTFPVGGQWLRCDDPEIVARHSAKVYSQASVGAPPMSVPHLDARMVDGQPSLLFGPYATSNPKFLKHGSILDLPKSIRPSNVIPYLAVAVSNFPLIKYLVGELAKGKKRKFESLLEFMPTANAKDWQLLNAGQRAQIIKKDKAKGGILQFGTEIITSADGSIAALLGASPGASTAVNAMLEVLERSFPEQFPIWKSKLSKIMPWYGKSLNSDAKAAAKSLAETAKTLQLK, encoded by the coding sequence GTGAGTCAAAAATCCTCGTACGACGTTGTACTCGTGGGCGCCGGCATAATGAGCGCCACACTTGGTACTTTTCTCAAACTGCTGAACCCCGAGCTGTCTATAAAAATCTTCGAAAGACTAGATGCTCCGGCTCAAGAATCTTCTAACCCTTGGAACAACGCTGGCACCGGGCATGCTGCGCTTTGCGAACTTAATTACATGCCCGACACATCGGATGGGTCGCTGCCAAATGCGCAAAAGGCTATTGCTATCAACGAGCAATTCCAGTTAAGCCGTCAATTTTGGGCTCATCTTGTTGAAGTTGGAATTTTGAAGAATCCATCGAGTTTCATTACTTCTACCCCACACATGACTTTTGTCCGCGGCGAGAAAGATTGCGACTATCTAAAGCGACGTTATTTGGCCCTCAAGAATCAGCCCCTTTTTGCAGGTATGGAATTTTCACAGGATCCGGAAGTGATCAGACAGTGGGCTCCACTACTAATCGAAGGTCGCGACCAGAACGAAACCATCGCCGCGACAACAATTCAAACTGGCACCGACGTCAACTTCGGCGAAATAACTAGACAGCTAATCGACCATTTAGTCAGCCAAGGGGCCGAAGTCGACTACAACTCTGAGGTTCGCGGCCTGAAAAAGTCCAAGGATGGCTGGCTAGTCTCGACCGGTTCAGTTGTCACAAAAGCTAGGTTCGTCTTTGTTGGAGCGGGTGGTTGGGCTCTCAAGCTACTGCAGAAAGCTGGCATTCCAGAGGCCAAAGGTTACGGAACCTTTCCAGTAGGTGGCCAGTGGCTTCGATGCGATGACCCGGAAATCGTCGCCAGACACAGCGCCAAGGTCTACAGTCAGGCTTCGGTCGGTGCTCCCCCAATGTCGGTACCGCACCTGGATGCCCGAATGGTTGATGGGCAACCAAGTTTATTGTTCGGGCCATATGCCACTTCAAACCCTAAATTCCTGAAGCACGGATCAATTCTTGATTTGCCAAAATCAATTCGCCCATCGAACGTCATTCCTTACCTCGCCGTTGCCGTCTCGAATTTCCCGCTAATCAAGTACCTAGTCGGCGAGTTGGCCAAGGGTAAAAAGCGAAAGTTCGAGTCTTTGCTCGAATTCATGCCCACCGCGAATGCAAAAGATTGGCAGTTACTAAACGCCGGTCAGCGGGCGCAGATCATCAAGAAGGACAAAGCTAAGGGCGGAATCCTGCAATTTGGCACCGAGATTATTACTTCAGCTGATGGTTCTATCGCTGCTTTGCTTGGTGCTTCACCAGGCGCATCAACCGCGGTCAACGCAATGCTTGAAGTTCTGGAACGTTCATTTCCGGAGCAGTTTCCGATTTGGAAGTCAAAACTTTCGAAGATTATGCCGTGGTACGGAAAGAGCCTCAACAGCGACGCAAAGGCTGCTGCTAAGTCACTGGCTGAAACCGCAAAAACACTTCAGCTGAAGTAA
- a CDS encoding VIT family protein encodes MSEKSKSVAQLDESIFENQLTAKVDLAKKLNWLRAGVLGANDGIVSTAGLLMGVAGAGASQPEIVVAGVAATVAGSISMAGGEYTSVSAQRDSELAALEQERRELAENPEMELRELALFYEAKGISAELSAQVAQELTEKDALKAHAEAELGINSDHQVSPIAAAISSFAAFFGGSLLPLFAVSGPWIEIRIPLTVGAVVASLAITGFVGAKIGGARSLRAIIRNVSISLLTMGITYAIGALVGTAI; translated from the coding sequence GTGAGTGAAAAGTCAAAATCTGTTGCACAGCTCGATGAGTCTATTTTCGAAAACCAATTAACTGCCAAGGTCGATTTAGCAAAAAAACTTAACTGGTTGCGCGCCGGAGTACTGGGAGCCAACGACGGAATCGTTAGCACGGCTGGTTTGCTCATGGGTGTTGCTGGTGCCGGCGCAAGCCAACCCGAAATCGTTGTAGCGGGCGTTGCCGCGACTGTCGCTGGCTCAATCTCTATGGCCGGTGGTGAATACACTTCGGTAAGCGCTCAACGCGATTCTGAACTAGCTGCACTCGAGCAAGAACGACGCGAACTAGCGGAAAACCCTGAGATGGAACTCCGCGAACTCGCTCTTTTCTACGAAGCGAAGGGTATCAGCGCCGAATTGAGCGCCCAAGTAGCTCAAGAACTAACCGAAAAAGACGCACTCAAGGCTCACGCCGAGGCTGAACTCGGAATCAACTCAGATCACCAGGTCAGTCCGATTGCAGCTGCGATTAGTTCATTCGCTGCTTTTTTCGGCGGCTCACTGCTTCCACTTTTTGCTGTTTCTGGCCCTTGGATTGAAATTCGGATTCCGCTCACAGTTGGTGCAGTGGTTGCCTCTTTGGCGATTACCGGATTCGTGGGGGCTAAAATTGGTGGTGCGAGATCGCTCCGTGCGATCATCCGAAATGTATCAATCTCACTTCTCACCATGGGGATTACTTACGCAATTGGTGCACTAGTCGGAACCGCTATCTAA
- the thrS gene encoding threonine--tRNA ligase gives MSKISITVDGVAHVVSSGIDGFGLFEDRKIVAQRVNGALKDLAHKVVEGDQIESVSIDSPDGLSILRHSTAHVLAQAVQKINPEARLGFGPPITDGFYYDFDVAEAFTPEDLKKLEKEMERIIRSGQRFVRRVTTEESALKELVSEPYKCELIGLKSNPDAAGEGSAEIGLGELTIYDNIDPSTGELVWRDLCRGPHLPNTRMIGQGFSLTRVAAAYWRGSEKNKQLQRIYGTAWPSKDELRAFQARLEEAAKRDHRKLGAELDLFSFPEEIGSGLAVFHPKGGIMRRVMEDYSRKRHEESGYDFVYSPHITKSNLFEQSGHLGWYAEGMFPPMKMDEERDESGEIKKQGQDYYLKPMNCPFHILIFKSQSRSYRDLPLRMFEFGSVYRYEKSGVLHGLTRVRGMTQDDAHLFVTPDQMEQELSNVLNFVLGLLRDYGLDDFYLELSTREEGNEKFVGSDEIWNTATETLARVASASGLELVPDPGGAAFYGPKISVQARDAIGRTWQMSTIQLDFNLPERFDLEFTASDGSKQRPVMIHRALFGSIERFFGVLTEHYAGHFPPWLAPVQVAGIPVADEFVPYLNGIADDLRKRGVRIVVDASDDRMQKKIRNHTTAKVPFMLIAGGQDAESGAVSFRFRDGSQENGVPVAEAIDRILTTIENKSQV, from the coding sequence GTGTCGAAAATATCTATCACCGTCGACGGTGTTGCACATGTCGTAAGTTCAGGTATCGACGGGTTCGGTCTATTCGAAGATCGCAAAATTGTCGCCCAAAGAGTCAATGGCGCCCTAAAGGATCTAGCCCACAAGGTGGTCGAGGGTGATCAAATCGAATCTGTTTCGATCGACAGCCCAGATGGCCTTTCCATACTGCGCCATTCGACTGCCCATGTTTTGGCTCAGGCGGTTCAGAAGATCAACCCCGAAGCAAGGTTGGGCTTTGGGCCTCCTATTACCGACGGCTTCTACTACGACTTTGATGTTGCCGAAGCCTTCACTCCAGAAGACCTAAAGAAACTAGAAAAAGAAATGGAGCGGATTATCCGTTCCGGCCAGCGATTCGTTAGGCGCGTAACCACTGAAGAAAGCGCTCTAAAAGAGTTAGTTTCAGAGCCTTACAAATGCGAACTTATCGGCTTGAAGTCAAATCCAGATGCCGCCGGAGAAGGCTCAGCCGAGATCGGGCTTGGCGAGCTCACAATCTACGACAACATTGATCCAAGTACCGGCGAGTTGGTTTGGCGTGATTTGTGCCGCGGACCACATCTTCCAAACACGCGAATGATTGGTCAAGGCTTTTCGCTAACCCGCGTTGCTGCTGCCTACTGGCGCGGTTCGGAGAAAAACAAGCAACTTCAGCGAATCTATGGAACCGCTTGGCCAAGCAAAGACGAACTTCGAGCCTTTCAAGCTCGTCTTGAAGAGGCAGCAAAACGTGACCACCGCAAACTGGGTGCGGAACTTGATCTCTTCAGTTTTCCTGAAGAAATCGGCAGCGGCTTAGCTGTGTTCCATCCAAAGGGTGGAATCATGCGACGGGTCATGGAGGACTACAGTCGCAAACGTCACGAAGAGTCTGGCTACGATTTCGTCTATTCGCCACACATCACAAAGAGCAACCTGTTCGAGCAGAGCGGTCACCTCGGTTGGTATGCCGAAGGAATGTTTCCACCCATGAAAATGGACGAGGAACGCGACGAGTCAGGGGAAATCAAGAAGCAGGGCCAGGACTACTACCTGAAGCCGATGAACTGCCCATTCCACATCCTCATCTTCAAGTCGCAGTCTCGTTCATATCGAGATCTTCCATTGCGCATGTTTGAGTTTGGTTCGGTTTACCGATACGAAAAGTCGGGCGTGCTTCACGGTCTAACTCGCGTTCGAGGTATGACTCAAGATGACGCACACCTCTTTGTCACTCCTGATCAGATGGAGCAGGAACTATCGAATGTTTTGAACTTCGTGCTCGGCCTGCTCCGTGATTATGGCCTGGATGATTTTTATCTAGAGTTGTCTACCCGCGAAGAGGGTAATGAAAAGTTTGTCGGCAGTGATGAAATCTGGAACACGGCAACCGAAACTCTTGCGCGCGTAGCTTCAGCATCTGGGCTTGAACTGGTTCCAGATCCAGGCGGCGCTGCCTTCTACGGTCCTAAAATATCGGTTCAGGCTCGTGATGCCATTGGTCGAACCTGGCAAATGTCTACAATCCAACTCGACTTCAACTTGCCCGAGCGTTTTGACCTTGAGTTCACCGCTAGCGATGGCTCGAAACAGCGTCCGGTAATGATTCACCGAGCTCTTTTTGGTTCAATTGAGAGATTCTTTGGAGTTCTCACCGAGCACTACGCAGGACACTTTCCGCCTTGGTTGGCCCCGGTGCAAGTCGCCGGTATTCCTGTTGCAGATGAGTTTGTTCCATATCTAAATGGCATTGCTGATGACTTGCGCAAGCGCGGCGTTCGTATTGTCGTGGATGCGTCAGACGACAGAATGCAGAAGAAGATTCGAAATCACACGACCGCGAAGGTGCCTTTCATGCTTATTGCCGGCGGACAAGATGCCGAGAGCGGCGCGGTTTCATTTAGATTCCGTGATGGTTCTCAGGAAAATGGTGTTCCGGTTGCCGAGGCTATTGATCGAATTTTGACGACTATCGAAAATAAGAGTCAGGTGTAA
- a CDS encoding HIT family protein: protein MSANLPGVPNHFQHLWTPHRLVYIKNGQQPPKEDCPFCNGPSMSDEEALIVFRGKSAFVLLNLFPYNSGHVLVCPYRHISTYDQASSEEIAEIGLLTQQAMKVLKQVSGAHGFNIGMNQGEVAGAGIAGHLHQHIVPRWANDANFFPIIAETKALPRLLGEVRDDIAKAWQSLLSSDINYSHDL, encoded by the coding sequence ATGTCCGCGAATCTTCCGGGTGTTCCAAACCATTTTCAGCACCTCTGGACTCCGCATCGACTCGTCTACATCAAGAACGGTCAGCAACCTCCGAAGGAAGACTGCCCCTTCTGTAACGGGCCATCGATGTCAGATGAAGAGGCGCTAATCGTCTTTCGAGGCAAAAGTGCATTCGTCTTACTAAACCTGTTCCCGTACAACTCCGGGCACGTTTTAGTTTGCCCGTACCGACACATTTCGACCTACGATCAAGCTTCGTCCGAAGAAATTGCTGAAATCGGACTCCTTACCCAGCAAGCCATGAAGGTCCTCAAACAGGTTTCTGGGGCACACGGTTTCAACATCGGCATGAATCAGGGCGAGGTCGCAGGAGCTGGAATTGCTGGGCACCTGCACCAACACATCGTCCCTCGCTGGGCTAATGACGCCAATTTCTTTCCAATCATTGCCGAAACGAAGGCACTACCGAGGCTGCTTGGCGAAGTGCGAGATGACATTGCAAAGGCATGGCAGTCGCTGCTGTCTTCTGACATAAACTATTCGCATGACCTCTAA
- the pdxS gene encoding pyridoxal 5'-phosphate synthase lyase subunit PdxS — MTSNNPITGSSLVKRGLAEMLKGGVIMDVVTAEQARIAEDAGAVAVMALERVPADIRAQGGVSRMSDPDMIDSIINSVSIPVMAKARIGHFVEAQILQALKVDYIDESEVLSPADYVNHIDKWKFDVPFVCGATNLGEALRRITEGAAMIRSKGEAGTGDVSEAMKHIRTIGGEIRALSSKSEDELYVAAKELQAPYELVREVAQAGKLPVVMFVAGGVATPADAALMMQLGADGVFVGSGIFKSGDPVARAKAIVKATTFYNDPDVLANVSRGLGEAMVGINVSDLPAPHRLAERGW; from the coding sequence ATGACCTCTAACAACCCAATCACTGGTTCTTCATTAGTAAAGCGCGGCTTAGCAGAAATGCTCAAAGGCGGCGTAATCATGGACGTAGTAACTGCCGAGCAAGCAAGAATTGCTGAGGATGCCGGAGCAGTTGCGGTAATGGCTCTTGAAAGAGTTCCAGCTGATATTCGCGCCCAGGGCGGCGTTTCTCGCATGAGCGACCCCGACATGATTGACAGCATTATCAACTCAGTATCGATCCCGGTCATGGCAAAGGCGCGCATCGGCCACTTTGTTGAAGCCCAGATTTTGCAGGCCTTGAAGGTCGATTACATCGATGAATCAGAAGTTCTCAGCCCCGCCGACTACGTAAACCACATCGACAAATGGAAATTCGATGTTCCCTTCGTTTGTGGCGCAACTAACTTGGGCGAAGCACTCCGTCGTATTACCGAGGGCGCGGCGATGATTCGCTCGAAGGGTGAAGCTGGAACCGGTGATGTTTCTGAAGCCATGAAGCACATTCGCACCATCGGCGGAGAAATTCGCGCTTTGTCCTCGAAGAGCGAAGATGAGCTATACGTTGCTGCCAAAGAACTTCAGGCACCTTACGAGCTTGTTCGCGAAGTTGCTCAAGCGGGAAAGTTGCCAGTGGTTATGTTTGTTGCGGGTGGCGTAGCCACTCCAGCCGATGCGGCACTTATGATGCAGCTGGGCGCTGACGGCGTCTTTGTTGGGTCAGGAATTTTTAAGTCTGGAGACCCGGTTGCGCGAGCGAAGGCTATAGTCAAGGCGACAACTTTCTACAACGACCCAGACGTGCTAGCGAATGTTTCTCGAGGTTTGGGAGAAGCAATGGTTGGAATCAACGTCTCTGATCTTCCTGCTCCTCACCGTTTGGCCGAACGCGGCTGGTAA
- the pdxT gene encoding pyridoxal 5'-phosphate synthase glutaminase subunit PdxT, which yields MSLRIGVLALQGDFREHLQILNSIGIDAVEVKTQSQLESVTGLVIPGGESTTIQKLAENFGLFEPLRRAILAGLPVFGTCAGLIMLADRISGGTANQRGFGGLDIEVRRNAFGHQVDSFEVDLDFKGIDGLVHATFIRAPIVVSTGPEVEVLASLSDGRVVAVKHKNLLGISFHPEISGESRIHKYFVQMVEQNETKLS from the coding sequence ATGTCTCTCAGAATTGGAGTCCTGGCGTTACAGGGGGACTTTCGCGAGCATTTGCAGATCCTAAATTCAATTGGAATTGATGCCGTTGAGGTAAAAACACAATCCCAATTAGAGAGTGTCACGGGTTTAGTAATCCCAGGTGGAGAGTCGACAACCATTCAAAAGTTGGCGGAGAACTTCGGCCTGTTTGAACCGCTAAGGCGAGCAATTCTCGCCGGATTACCTGTCTTTGGAACATGTGCGGGACTGATTATGCTGGCCGACCGAATATCGGGCGGTACAGCAAATCAGAGAGGCTTCGGTGGCCTAGACATTGAGGTTCGGCGAAACGCGTTCGGCCATCAAGTTGATAGTTTTGAGGTTGATTTGGATTTCAAGGGTATCGACGGTCTTGTTCACGCCACTTTCATCCGTGCCCCCATTGTTGTGTCAACCGGCCCAGAAGTCGAGGTATTGGCCTCTTTGTCGGATGGCCGAGTAGTTGCTGTGAAGCACAAAAACCTGCTCGGGATTTCATTTCACCCTGAGATTTCAGGGGAGTCTCGAATTCATAAGTATTTCGTTCAAATGGTTGAACAGAATGAAACTAAACTTTCGTAG
- a CDS encoding YebC/PmpR family DNA-binding transcriptional regulator, whose amino-acid sequence MSGHSKWATTKHKKAAIDAKRAKLFAKLIKNIEVAARLGGPDVDGNPTLYDAVQKGRKSSLPNDNIERAIKRGAGVGGDAIEYMNIMYEGYGPNGVAVMIECLTDNKNRAAAEVRLAVGKNHGSMADPGSVSYQFSRKGIIVVPKDGAANEDSILEAVLEVGIEDIEDRGESFVLTTDPSSMVAVRTALQAAGIDYESADVEFVSAMPVQVDAATARKVIQLIDALEDLDDVQNVYSNFDITADVLAELEADD is encoded by the coding sequence ATGTCCGGCCACTCCAAATGGGCAACGACCAAACACAAAAAAGCAGCGATCGACGCTAAACGCGCGAAGCTTTTTGCGAAACTAATTAAGAACATTGAAGTTGCAGCTCGTTTGGGCGGCCCCGATGTTGACGGAAACCCTACTCTTTACGATGCTGTCCAAAAGGGACGAAAGAGCTCTCTTCCAAACGACAACATTGAACGCGCAATAAAACGCGGTGCCGGTGTTGGCGGCGACGCAATCGAATACATGAACATCATGTACGAGGGCTATGGACCAAACGGCGTTGCCGTGATGATCGAATGTCTGACCGACAACAAGAACCGTGCAGCCGCTGAAGTTCGTTTGGCTGTGGGCAAGAATCACGGTTCGATGGCTGATCCTGGTTCGGTCTCATACCAATTCAGCCGCAAAGGCATCATCGTGGTACCAAAAGACGGCGCGGCGAATGAAGATTCGATTCTTGAGGCTGTCCTCGAAGTCGGCATCGAAGACATCGAAGACAGAGGCGAGTCATTCGTGCTCACCACCGATCCGAGTTCAATGGTTGCTGTACGAACAGCGTTGCAGGCCGCCGGAATTGACTACGAATCTGCTGACGTCGAGTTTGTTTCGGCTATGCCGGTTCAAGTAGATGCGGCTACGGCTCGTAAGGTGATTCAACTAATCGATGCTCTAGAAGATCTCGATGACGTGCAGAATGTCTATTCGAACTTCGACATTACTGCCGATGTTCTTGCCGAATTGGAAGCCGACGACTAA
- the ruvC gene encoding crossover junction endodeoxyribonuclease RuvC: MLVLGIDPGLTRCGVGIISATKSKRSLIAVETIRSSPELSIEARLLAIGSAIDALIEHHEPELVAVERVFAQHNLRSVTGTAQVSGLALFQAARRGIPVSYYTPSEVKAAVTGNGRADKAQVGFMVKSLLGLDEIPKPADAADSLAIALCAVLRPQQTSNSETAAQRVWRNAARAAAK, translated from the coding sequence TTGCTGGTACTAGGGATTGACCCTGGTCTAACTCGCTGCGGAGTTGGCATTATTTCTGCGACCAAATCCAAACGATCGCTAATCGCGGTTGAGACCATTCGAAGTTCGCCCGAACTTTCGATTGAAGCCCGTTTATTAGCAATTGGTTCTGCAATAGACGCTCTTATCGAGCATCATGAGCCAGAACTGGTTGCTGTTGAACGGGTTTTCGCACAACATAACCTTCGTTCGGTTACTGGAACAGCGCAGGTGTCTGGTTTGGCACTTTTCCAAGCAGCACGTAGAGGCATTCCCGTTTCTTACTACACGCCAAGCGAAGTCAAGGCGGCGGTTACCGGAAACGGACGAGCGGACAAAGCTCAGGTTGGCTTCATGGTTAAGAGTCTTTTAGGTCTCGACGAAATACCCAAACCCGCCGATGCAGCAGACAGCTTGGCAATCGCACTCTGTGCTGTACTAAGACCGCAACAGACAAGCAACTCAGAGACTGCTGCGCAACGAGTGTGGCGAAATGCTGCGCGTGCTGCCGCCAAATAG
- the ruvA gene encoding Holliday junction branch migration protein RuvA → MIASVSGSVQSIGKSAVVVRAGNFGVSVLATATTLRSLRIGQEVELLTSLQVREDSLTLYGFSDDGQLSTFELLLTVSGIGPKVALSIIDSLTPAQIANAIQQDDDSVFRSVSGVGPKTAKLIILALSGKVTQVSSSKEPSNQENDLVEAIANLGWPSAKIRDAISQGDISKLTPAEAIREILRRLAAK, encoded by the coding sequence ATGATTGCCTCGGTATCCGGAAGCGTCCAATCGATTGGAAAGTCTGCAGTTGTTGTGCGTGCTGGAAATTTTGGCGTATCGGTATTAGCAACCGCTACCACGCTGCGATCATTGCGAATCGGCCAAGAAGTCGAATTACTGACTTCACTGCAAGTCAGAGAAGATTCCTTGACTCTGTATGGCTTCAGCGACGATGGTCAACTATCAACCTTTGAACTATTGCTAACTGTTTCTGGAATTGGCCCGAAGGTTGCCCTTTCTATAATTGACAGCCTTACCCCGGCACAGATTGCTAACGCTATTCAGCAGGATGATGACTCGGTGTTTCGATCTGTGAGCGGTGTAGGTCCAAAGACTGCGAAGCTGATCATCCTTGCACTGTCTGGAAAAGTTACCCAGGTTTCGTCAAGCAAAGAACCAAGTAACCAAGAAAACGACCTCGTCGAGGCCATCGCCAATTTGGGGTGGCCGTCTGCAAAGATACGAGATGCAATTTCGCAGGGCGACATTTCGAAACTTACCCCGGCAGAAGCAATTAGAGAGATTCTGCGAAGGCTCGCGGCTAAATGA
- the ruvB gene encoding Holliday junction branch migration DNA helicase RuvB, with the protein MIEDQTADSEFVGENALRPQSLTEFIGQEVVREQLITVLSAAQAQQRAADHILFSGPPGLGKTTLAMIVANETGARLRITSGPSIQHGGDMAAILASLAEGEVLFIDEIHRLSRPVEEMLYLAMEDRRIDIVIGKGPGATAVPLELPPFTLVGATTKSGALPAPLRDRFGFTAHMDFYDESELAQIIRQSAMRLSVAIDDAAVELIAKRGRGTPRVANRLLARARDLAVVEKAGKIGLDSAERAMKLFGIDALGLDRMDLLVLNTLSSLLPGQAMGLKTLANQIGESSETVEDAIEPYLLRCGLIIRSSRGRQLSDLGRQHLGL; encoded by the coding sequence ATGATAGAAGACCAGACAGCAGATTCCGAGTTTGTGGGAGAGAACGCACTGCGCCCGCAAAGTTTGACTGAGTTTATTGGCCAAGAGGTCGTTCGCGAACAGTTGATCACGGTGCTTTCGGCGGCGCAGGCTCAACAGCGGGCCGCCGATCACATCCTCTTCTCCGGGCCACCTGGATTAGGTAAAACGACGTTGGCCATGATTGTGGCAAACGAAACCGGTGCGAGATTGCGCATCACTAGTGGGCCGTCTATCCAGCACGGTGGTGACATGGCTGCAATTTTGGCTTCGCTTGCTGAGGGTGAGGTGCTTTTCATTGATGAAATCCATCGCCTGTCTCGGCCGGTTGAGGAAATGCTTTATCTGGCCATGGAAGACAGACGGATCGACATCGTTATTGGCAAGGGTCCGGGGGCTACCGCGGTCCCGCTTGAGTTGCCACCTTTTACGCTCGTCGGTGCCACAACCAAGAGCGGGGCATTACCAGCTCCGTTACGTGATCGTTTTGGGTTTACCGCTCACATGGATTTCTACGACGAATCTGAATTGGCTCAGATTATTAGGCAATCTGCAATGCGACTTTCGGTTGCTATCGATGATGCCGCGGTCGAATTGATTGCGAAACGAGGTCGCGGCACACCACGAGTAGCGAATCGTTTGTTAGCCAGAGCGCGAGATTTAGCGGTTGTCGAAAAGGCAGGCAAAATTGGGCTCGACTCAGCCGAACGGGCTATGAAACTGTTCGGAATAGATGCATTGGGGCTAGACCGCATGGATCTTCTGGTGTTGAACACGCTCTCTTCACTGCTGCCAGGCCAAGCGATGGGCCTCAAAACTCTGGCAAACCAGATTGGCGAAAGCTCAGAGACAGTGGAAGATGCGATTGAGCCCTATCTTTTGCGTTGTGGATTGATCATACGCAGTAGCCGCGGTCGACAATTGTCTGATTTGGGTCGCCAGCATCTCGGACTATAA
- the yajC gene encoding preprotein translocase subunit YajC, whose amino-acid sequence MNSQDLFLLVALGFLIFMMVWSSRKRKKQAAELEQKLSVGATVMLHSGIIGNITELQDVRAVIETTPGVKLTVVKQAIRSVESNPLIFGTAKAESKPAAKTASKKPVAKSTAKSSAKAATKPSTKKA is encoded by the coding sequence ATGAACAGCCAAGACCTTTTTCTGCTTGTAGCCCTAGGCTTCTTGATCTTTATGATGGTGTGGTCGAGCCGCAAGCGTAAAAAGCAAGCCGCAGAACTTGAGCAGAAGCTCTCGGTTGGCGCTACCGTCATGCTGCACTCGGGCATCATCGGAAACATCACTGAGCTTCAGGATGTTCGCGCTGTCATTGAGACCACTCCCGGCGTGAAGTTGACAGTCGTTAAGCAGGCGATTCGCTCAGTTGAGTCAAACCCATTGATTTTTGGCACTGCCAAGGCTGAGAGTAAACCCGCTGCAAAAACCGCAAGCAAGAAGCCAGTCGCAAAGTCGACCGCTAAAAGTTCAGCCAAGGCAGCGACAAAGCCGAGTACAAAGAAGGCCTAA